In Bacteroidota bacterium, the genomic stretch AAGAAAAAATCAACGAAATGCCGGATTTTCTTTTCCGGTTTAGATACAAAAAAAGCACCCCAAAGGCGCTTTTTTTGTATCTGTACTAAAGATTAAATTGACAAAATGAAATTTAAATATTGAAGATCATATTTATTTTTCAAAACCACCATATTCTCAGGAATAACTGATTATTTTTCCCAGTTGTCTGTTCTAAAGGATGAAGCAGGTAACCCTTCTGTGTTATATAGATCGCCCACAATAAAATCCTTAAAGGCATACCTTACCGATACAGGGTCTTTTACCTCCTCAGAGGTCAATATCACAGAACTCCCTGAAATGGATGCTTTTGCAGGATAAAAAGTTTTGTCATTCCCTGCAACCTCAAAACAGGATAATTCCTTGCCGTAAGCAGTCAGTCCATTGGCAGCATGGTCGAATTCAATTTTAATCTTGCCTCCGGTAGTTGTCATCGACTTAAAGGTAGGGCCGGAATAACCAATTCCTTTA encodes the following:
- a CDS encoding sialate O-acetylesterase, coding for KGIGYSGPTFKSMTTTGGKIKIEFDHAANGLTAYGKELSCFEVAGNDKTFYPAKASISGSSVILTSEEVKDPVSVRYAFKDFIVGDLYNTEGLPASSFRTDNWEK